The following proteins are co-located in the Euzebyales bacterium genome:
- a CDS encoding alpha/beta hydrolase produces the protein MMATYVLVGGAWIGAWAWTDVTRRLRSDGHDVHPVTLTGLGERVHLSGPEIDLDTHITDVVNVIDYEDLDDVVMVGHSYAGIVVEGVADRRAARIAAVVYVDTAPMGDGVAHIDIYPPDARAAVESAVAAAGDGWRLPFPGIEQLGRQASLAGLDDDALAMLATRATPQPYATYRQPLKLSGDDVRYDRRAIVCSDGGFSVAQIRRALASDDPGMFGVYAGPGWALDELHTGHWPMLSAPDALADLLAAAAM, from the coding sequence ATGATGGCGACGTACGTGCTCGTGGGCGGTGCATGGATCGGCGCGTGGGCATGGACCGACGTGACCCGGCGCCTGCGGTCCGATGGCCACGACGTCCACCCCGTGACCCTCACCGGGCTCGGCGAGCGGGTGCACCTGAGCGGTCCCGAGATCGACCTCGACACCCACATCACCGACGTCGTCAACGTGATCGACTACGAGGACCTCGACGACGTGGTCATGGTCGGGCACAGCTACGCGGGCATCGTCGTTGAGGGCGTCGCCGACCGACGCGCGGCGCGGATCGCGGCGGTCGTCTACGTCGATACCGCACCGATGGGCGACGGGGTGGCACACATCGACATCTACCCGCCGGACGCGCGTGCGGCGGTGGAGTCGGCGGTCGCCGCCGCAGGCGACGGCTGGCGCCTGCCGTTTCCCGGCATCGAGCAGCTCGGACGGCAGGCCAGCCTGGCCGGGCTCGACGACGACGCGCTGGCGATGCTCGCGACCCGGGCGACACCACAGCCGTACGCCACGTACCGCCAGCCGCTGAAGCTGTCCGGCGACGACGTGCGGTACGACCGCCGTGCGATCGTGTGCAGCGACGGGGGCTTCTCGGTCGCGCAGATCCGCCGCGCCCTGGCGTCGGACGATCCCGGGATGTTCGGGGTGTACGCGGGCCCGGGTTGGGCGTTGGACGAGTTGCACACCGGGCACTGGCCGATGCTGTCGGCACCGGACGCGCTGGCGGACCTGCTGGCGGCGGCCGCCATGTGA